One part of the Eucalyptus grandis isolate ANBG69807.140 chromosome 10, ASM1654582v1, whole genome shotgun sequence genome encodes these proteins:
- the LOC104420987 gene encoding RING-H2 finger protein ATL72 isoform X1, whose protein sequence is MLVRETPSIMAALHHRPHRLLLDKEPNSVPNNGTPTRGSYGNEANFDTNMVIILAALLCALICALGLNSIVRCALRCSRRFTFETPDQTAARLAATGLKKSALRQIPVAVYGAGINIPATDCPICLAEFMDGEKVRVLPKCHHGFHVRCIDTWLVSHSSCPTCRQSLLEPPPPAPSVSDAAGAANPPGGEVDLPIPVDEKLSHLNF, encoded by the exons ATGCTCGTGAGGGAAACGCCTTCTATCATGGCTGCGCTCCACCACCGTCCACACCGCCTGCTGCTTGATAAAGAGCCTAATTCTGTGCCGAACAATGGAACGCCGACTCGGGGATCCTACGGTAACGAGGCAAATTTCGACACCAACATGGTGATCATACTTGCGGCTCTGCTCTGCGCGCTGATTTGCGCCCTTGGATTGAATTCGATTGTGAGATGCGCCCTCCGGTGCAGCAGGAGGTTCACCTTTGAGACCCCGGATCAGACGGCTGCTAGGCTGGCTGCCACGGGACTTAAGAAAAGCGCTCTGCGCCAGATTCCGGTCGCCGTGTACGGAGCGGGAATAAATATCCCGGCCACAGATTGCCCAATTTGCCTCGCAGAGTTCATGGACGGGGAGAAAGTCCGGGTGCTTCCAAAGTGTCACCATGGGTTCCATGTGAGATGCATCGACACTTGGTTGGTGTCACATTCTTCGTGCCCGACTTGCCGCCAATCATTACTGGAACCTCCGCCCCCAGCACCTTCAGTTTCCGATGCGGCCGGAGCAGCAAATCCACCGGGAGGGGAGGTGGACCTGCCGATACCAGTTGATGAG AAGCTAAGccacttgaacttttaa
- the LOC104420987 gene encoding RING-H2 finger protein ATL72 isoform X2, whose product MLVRETPSIMAALHHRPHRLLLDKEPNSVPNNGTPTRGSYGNEANFDTNMVIILAALLCALICALGLNSIVRCALRCSRRFTFETPDQTAARLAATGLKKSALRQIPVAVYGAGINIPATDCPICLAEFMDGEKVRVLPKCHHGFHVRCIDTWLVSHSSCPTCRQSLLEPPPPAPSVSDAAGAANPPGGEVDLPIPVDENDLIGS is encoded by the exons ATGCTCGTGAGGGAAACGCCTTCTATCATGGCTGCGCTCCACCACCGTCCACACCGCCTGCTGCTTGATAAAGAGCCTAATTCTGTGCCGAACAATGGAACGCCGACTCGGGGATCCTACGGTAACGAGGCAAATTTCGACACCAACATGGTGATCATACTTGCGGCTCTGCTCTGCGCGCTGATTTGCGCCCTTGGATTGAATTCGATTGTGAGATGCGCCCTCCGGTGCAGCAGGAGGTTCACCTTTGAGACCCCGGATCAGACGGCTGCTAGGCTGGCTGCCACGGGACTTAAGAAAAGCGCTCTGCGCCAGATTCCGGTCGCCGTGTACGGAGCGGGAATAAATATCCCGGCCACAGATTGCCCAATTTGCCTCGCAGAGTTCATGGACGGGGAGAAAGTCCGGGTGCTTCCAAAGTGTCACCATGGGTTCCATGTGAGATGCATCGACACTTGGTTGGTGTCACATTCTTCGTGCCCGACTTGCCGCCAATCATTACTGGAACCTCCGCCCCCAGCACCTTCAGTTTCCGATGCGGCCGGAGCAGCAAATCCACCGGGAGGGGAGGTGGACCTGCCGATACCAGTTGATGAG AACGATCTAATAGGCTCCTGA